ATTAGGAAAGGATTAAAGGTGACAACTTCTTCGAGGTTGGAGAGGCGGCATGCTGTGATGTGTGAGCAAACACATCACAACGCCAAATATTCAccatttctttaaaaaaaagtaccattcattaaaaaaaaagtaccatttcgttaaacAGAGTACCATTTcgataaaaacatgtaccattttgTTAAAAAGAGTacaatttcattaaaaataaagtaccatttcgattaaaacatgtaccctttcattgaattttttttgctgTTATGTTTTTACATAATTGACCGCGATTTTTACTTCCTCCAACTTCTTCCGAATATCAGTAGCAAACATTGCAATTTCGTACAAATTATTGTCAAACATAAACAAGATAACACAATACAATTTGTTTCCTTACATTCAAAAAAACAACTTGGCTAGGTAAAgctttattttctctctttgCCTTATTAAGTACATGTTTTAATCTTTTCGGGCAGCTTAATTAAGGATGATTAGTGAGCGGTTTCATTAGAGAATGACCCTTGTTTTTAGGAGATTGACCATCCAAAGGGAAGAAATAAGGGTAAAGCTCATATCTAATGTAACAACTACTATACAACACTCTGCAACCCTGACTATTACTACAGAAACCCCCAAAATTCTGAATAGCTTCACCCAAACATTGAGCACAAGAGAGAGGAGATAAGTCCCTTGTGCACTGAACCAATGCATATAATGTCTCAAAATCTGTCAATTTCTTCTTATCTTTCGCTAATCCACCACTCGAAGGCTTCACCGCTTTGGACACGATTTTTTTGAATATATTCCCCAACTCATGGTTAAACATATCAGGGTCTGTTACATGTGCTGTGTTTGCATATAAGAAGCCATTTGAGGTATCCAAATGAGTAAAGAATTGATCTTGACTATGCCTTAAGAAGCAATAGTCATACCAAATCCGAGCATCAGATTGGCTAGGACAGAGTTCTCGGACCTGTTTGGCCGCGTCTTGGATGCAGGCCAAACAGT
This sequence is a window from Spinacia oleracea cultivar Varoflay chromosome 1, BTI_SOV_V1, whole genome shotgun sequence. Protein-coding genes within it:
- the LOC110802329 gene encoding cysteine-rich repeat secretory protein 55 → MSSLSQLFVALLLLSVTYTSADNPTEYCNQNTLISSSSPISANIDHLLTDIVTKFQQGATFVESSYGENNNTVYGLAQCRGDLGSKDCLACIQDAAKQVRELCPSQSDARIWYDYCFLRHSQDQFFTHLDTSNGFLYANTAHVTDPDMFNHELGNIFKKIVSKAVKPSSGGLAKDKKKLTDFETLYALVQCTRDLSPLSCAQCLGEAIQNFGGFCSNSQGCRVLYSSCYIRYELYPYFFPLDGQSPKNKGHSLMKPLTNHP